TATATCAGCATTTATAGGTGCTGGTACTGCAAAAATTTTCAATTTATCTGCTGAAGGATTACAATCAGGTGAAAGTGAGCAAAGAGCTTCTGAAAGATTAGAAACTAATCTTGAATCATTCCAAGCAAAGCCGATACAAGAGCAAATTGTAGAAATAATACCTATAAATCCATTTTATTCTATGACGGGTCAAGGTAGCTCTGCTACATTATCAGTTGTAGTATTTGCAGCTTTTTTAGCTATAGCTACTTTAGAAATTAGGTATTCTAAACCAGAATCTGCCGAGTTGTTCGCAAACATAATTAAAGCACTGCACGATGTTATTATGCGTATGGTTACTATGGTATTGAGATTAACTCCATATGGAGTATTAGCATTAATGACTCGAATAGTTTCATCTAGTAATTTTAGTGAAATATTGAGATTAGTTCAGTTTGTAATAGCATCTTATGTGGCTCTAATAATTATGTTTGTAATCCATCTAATAATTTTATCAATATTTGGATTAAATCCACTTATCTACCTGAAAAAATCTGCAACTACTTTAATGTTTGCATTTTCTTCAAGATCAAGTGCGGGTACGCTTCCTTTAAACGTAGAAACTCAAATAGATAAGTTAGGTGTGTCTGATGGTCATGCAAACCTATCTGCATCACTTGGAACTAGTATCGGACAAAATGGCTGTGCAGGTATATACCCTGCAATGTTAGCAGTTATGATAGCTCCGACTCTAGGAATCAATCCTATGGCTCCAGCATTTTTAATTAAGCTAATTATTATAACAACTCTAGCTTCATTTGGTATTGCAGGGGTTGGCGGTGGCGCTACATTTGCAGCACTAACAGTTTTTTCAGCCATGGGCTTACCTGTAGGCTTAGTCGGACTTTTAATAGCTATAGAACCACTAATAGATATGGGTAGAACAGCACTTAATGTAAGTGGATCTATGTTATCTGGATTATTATCTAGTAAATTTATGAATGAATTAGACCTAGAAAAATATAATAGTGAAATTAAAGTAGATGCTTAAAATATTGTTTTAAATATATTATTATAATTAATTAAACAGGGGTGATTTACATGAAAATTACTGTTGATAACAAGGCTTTAAAATTTTTAAAGTCTAAAGGAGAAAATACATTAGAAATTTGGATAAAAGGATGCTCAAGCTGAGGCACCGGTGAGCCACAACCATCGGTTTCGATGGGAAAACCTCAAGACATAGATAAGTACTATATGTATAAAGTTGGAGATATAGACGTATATGTAAAGTCTGATGTTAAGGCTAAAGACGATGAAATTAAAGTTAAATATATAAAGATTTTATGGACAGAAAAATTATCTGTTGAAGGGATCTTAATTTAAAATAAATGCCTAGAAAAGATAAATGCTTTTCTAGGCATTTATAGCAATGTAAAAACTACTTACTAAATTCCTAAAAGAGAAAGGGGCAATTAAAATGTCTATGAATTCTATAAATAGCCGTATAAAGGATATATCTCCACTTATAGGGAACACCCCATTACTAGAGATAAAGTTAAAATATAAAAGTGAAGATCGGATTATATTTGCTAAAGCAGAAAATTATAATTTAACGGGCAGCATAAAAGATAGAATGGCTATCCATATACTAAAAAAAGCATATGAATCAGGTACTTTAAAAGAAGGAGATAAAATTGTAGAGGCAACTAGTGGAAATACAGGTATAGCTTTTTCGGCTATTGGGAGTTATTTAGGACATACTGTTTCTATTTTCATGCCAGACTGGATGAGTGCAGAACGAAAAAACTTAATAAGAAGTTATGGTGCAAATATAGAACTAGTAAGTGCTGATCAAGGTGGATTTTTAGGAAGTATTAGGATGACTGAAGAATTAGCTAAAACAAATGATAATGTATTTTTACCTTGTCAGTTTTCTAACAAATATAATTGTAAAGCCCATTACGAAACTACCGGACCAGAAATTGTAAAACAGCTTAGCAAACTTAATCTTAAGGTCGATAGCTTTGTAGCAGGAGTAGGAACAGGAGGAACGATAATGGGAGTAGGAGGCTATTTAAAAGACCAGAATCCTAATGTTAAACTTTACCCACTAGAGCCTGCTAGCTCGCCTACACTAAGTACAGGCTATAAGGTAGGCAAGCATAGAATGCAAGGAATTTCGGATGAGTTTATTCCTTCCATAGTTAAATTAGAAAAGCTAGATGATGTAATAGCTGTAGACGATGGAGACTCCATAATTATGGCACAAAAGTTAGCTGCTAAATTAGGTCTGGGAGTAGGAATATCATCTGGTGGAAATTTTCTAGGGGCTTTAAAAGCTCAAGATATGTTAGGTAAGGATAGTGTAGTTGTAACTATATTTTCTGATGATAGTAAAAAGTATTTAAGCACAGACTTAATGAAAGAAGAACCAGTAAAAGACGATTTTTTATCTCAACATATTGAGTTAGTTAGTGTGAAGGCTTATAAAATGAAGTAATGCAGAAAGTATAATAGGTATAAAAAAGCTAAGAGCCGCTTAAAATCATATTTTAAGCGGCTCTTAGCTGTATTACTATTAATCTATTAAAATATACTTGAAATCATATTATCTTAACAAATTATTTACTATATAACTTCACAATTTCTAGAATAACCTCCATGGCTTTATTCGTAGATTTTACACAAATATATTCATATTTACTGTGGAAGTTATGGCCTAAACTAAACTTCCCCTCATAAGCCTATTGTTTGTGAATTTTAAATATGATAATATAAGAAATTGTTATGTCTATGTTTTTTACTTTATGAAAATAAAGAAAAAATGATTATAAGTTCTTAAAGCAGGAATAAGGTCTAGTGATAGAGCATATATAGGGCTATTTTGCAATTCTATTAGATAGTGCATGTATAAAAATGACAATTTTTTAACAATTTAGAGCTTTTCAAAAAAATATAAGGAGGAATAAATATGTCTTTAAAATCCAAAATATTTATCGGTTTTACTGTTTCTGTTTTATTAATATTTTCAATACTTTCTTATTATACTTCTAGTATGACAACTAAAATTATAATTGAAAGAGAGCAGGAGATGTTGGAAGTATTAAGACAATCTGTTCAGATTCAAATGGAAAAGCAGTTAGAGGCTGCAGAAATAAGTGTTTTAGCATTAGCAAACAATATGGAAGTTAAAAGAAGCTTTGCAGAGAGAAATCGTGAAGGATTAGAAAAAATGCTTGTACCTGCATATAAAAGTATTTCTTCAAAAATTTCTCAAGTACAGTTTCATCTACCTGATTCTACATCTTTTCTTAGATTGCATCAGCCAGAAAAATTTGGGGATAGTTTAAAAGATTTTAGATTTACAGTGAATGAAACAAATGCTAAAAAAGAAATTATTAAAGGTCTTGAAGAAGGTGTTGGTGGCTATGGATTTAGAGCTGTAGTTCCAATGTCTTATGAAGGTGTACATACTGGTAGTGTAGAATATGGTAGTGACTTTGGAATAAATTTTTTAGAAGGATTAAAAAACAATTATTCTGGGGAATACTTTATATATAATCTAGAAACTAATGCAGATTCTAATTCTAATATGTTAGCTTCCACTAGTGAAGATAGCTGGAAAATCGAAAATGACGATCATTTAGAAAGATTAGGCAATGACGAAACATTATATTTAACTACTGAAGATAATAGATACAATGTAATGCTTATTCCTTTTAAAGACTATAGGGATAATGTTCGTGGTTATTTTAAAGTAGTAAATGATAGATCCTCTTTAGTTCAGCAAATAAACGGAATAAAAAGAAATTCTATATTATATACAGTAGGATTATCATCTATAGCACTTGTGATATTCTACTTATTTTTAAATTATTCATTGAAACCTATTAAAGAACTAATAAATGTAACTGAAAAGGTAGCATCTGGAGATTTAACTCAAAAAATTACTGCTAATACAAAGGATGAAATAAGTATACTTGCAAACTCCTTTAATATAATGACATCTAGCCTTAGAGATGTTATTTCTCGTGCTGGAAATGTATCGGAGAATGTAGCTACTATAAGTCAACAGTTATCCGCTTCATCTGAAGAAGTATCCGCTTCGGCTGAAGAAGCTGCAAGCACTATTACTCAAGTGTCAATAGCTGCTCAAAATCAATTTGATTCAATAGAAGTATCAAGAGATGTTATGGATACTATGGTTGAAAATATTAAAAATGTTACTACAAATATAGGTAATATAAATATATCATCTAAAAACACATTAGACTCTGCACAAGAAGGTATATTATCTTCTAAAGATGCTGTAGAAAAAATGAACAACTTAAAAGATTCTACAGAAAAAACAGCAGAGGAAATATTTAAACTTAACGAAAGTTCAAGAGAGATTGAAAAAATTGTAGTTACTATAAGTGATATTGCAGAGCAAACTAATTTATTAGCTCTTAATGCAGCTATTGAAGCTGCAAGGGCTGGCGAGGCAGGAAGAGGCTTTTCTGTAGTAGCTGAAGAAGTAAGGAAACTGGCGGAACAGTCCTCACAGTCTTCTAGACAAATTGCAGAGCTTATATCAAATATTCAATATGAAGTAAATGAAACAGTAAGAGCAATGGAATCTAACAATAAAGAAGTGGAGTATGGAGTAGCTAGCGTAACAGAATCTAGCAATCGGTTTTCAGATATACTCAATGAAATAAATATTATAGTAGGGCAAATAGAAGAAGTTACAACACTGACCCATGGAGTATATACAAATGCTTCAGAAGTTACAGATAGTTTTGATATTATGACAGATCTCTCTCGTGAAACAGTAGATTCTTCCAGCAATGTTGCTGCTAGCTCCCAGGAGCAAACAGCAGCAATGGAGGAAATAGCAAATGCAGCAGCAAGTCTTGCAACCACAGCATCCGAGCTTAGAGATTCCATTTTAATATTTAAATATTAACCAAAACACCACTAGAATATAGGAGGCAAACTAAACGCTTCATTGATACACTAGTGGTGTTTTGTTTTAGAAAAAATTAGCCAATAATTCATATCCTAATATCAGTGGATTTTTATATTTTTATTTGCTATACAACTCCACAATTTTTAGAATGACTTCAACAGCTTTATTCATAGATTCTACACAAATATATTCATATTTACCGTGGAAGTTATGGCCTCCTGTAAAAATATTAGGACAAGGTAGACCCATAAATGAAAGTCTTGCGCCATCGGTACCGCCTCGAATAGCCTTAATAATAGGAGTAACTCCTACCTCCTCCATAGCTAATTTAGCAGTATCTATTATATGCATTACAGGCTCAATTTTTTCTTTCATATTATAGTATTGATCTTTTATTACAACCTCTATAGTATTTTCTCCGTATTTACCATTTAAATAATCGACTGCATTTTGCATTAATGTTTTCTTTTCCTCGAAAGAATCTTTAAAATGATCCCTTATTATGTAGTTAGCCTTAGTTTCTTCCACATCTCCATTTATTGATGTAAGTAAGAAAAAGCCTTCGTAACCTTCAGTATATTGAGGTTTTTGATTTTCAGGTAGCATTGAATTAAGTTCCATAGCTATTTCCATAGAATTGATCATTTTATTTTTAGCTGTTCCAGGGTGAATATTTCTACCATGAATAGTTACTTTAACCCCTGCGGCATTAAAGTTCTCATATTCAAGTTCACCTATTTCTCCACCATCAATTGTATACGCAAAATCTGCACCAAACTTTTTAACATCAAAATGGTCTGCCCCTCTACCAACTTCTTCGTCTGGAGTAAAGGCTACTTTAATGGTCCCATGTTTTACTTCGGGATTATTAACGAAATATTCAACAGCACCCATTATTTCAGCTATACCCGCCTTATTATCTGCGCCAAGGAGAGTTGTGCCATCTGTGGTTATTAAGGTTTTTCCTATATATCTCTTTAAATCTGGAAAGTCTGCTGGAGATAAAACTATATTTTTCTCCCCGTTTAAAATAATATCCTCACCGTTGTAGTCTTCTACCATTTTAGGCGTGACATCTTTACCAGACATATCAGGACTAGTGTCCATATGGGCAATAAAACCTATTGTAGGAACATCTTTGTCCATATTAGATGGTAGAGTTGCCATAACATAACAGTTTTTGTCCACAGATGCATCACTCAGTCCTAGTTCTTTAAGCTCCTTCACTAAAAGATTTGCTAGTTCAAATTGGGTTTCAGTGCTAGGAACATTTTGAGAGTCATGCTCTGATTTTGTATCAATAGTTACATAGTTTAAAAACCTTTTAATCATATTTTCCATATATATCACTCCTTTCTAATCAATATTTTATAATATTTATTAAATAAATGATAGGAAGATTGAATTAAAATATTTATCAGCCCGTGTAAAGCTTATATTGGACAGATTATAGATATTTTTTTATTTCTTCTATTATCTGATTTACGAAGAAGGAATTTCTAAATAAAAAGAGACACCTTCAACTTCATTTTTAACTCTAATATTACCATTAACTAAAGAAATAACACGATGAACAATGGCTAGTCCGAGTCCGACTTCTCCCTGAGGTCCTTTCTGAAATTTACCAAAGATATCATCTATGTTTTCAGCTGAAATGCTTGGTCCATCGTTCCAAATACGAAGGTATGCTAATTTTTCATTAGGATATTCCGAATTTGCTAAAGATATAAGGATTTTACTCTGGGCATAACGGGTTTGATTATCTAATAAATTTTCTAAAACTACTCGCCATTGATCTATATTCCCTTTTACAAAAGTGGGTGAAAGTTTCAAGGTCCAATTTAGCTCACTACGTCGCCAACGAAATCTTTCTACTACATCTTTTATGAGTTGATCCATAGCCACCTGTTCATTGGATGGATTGTGAGTAGCTAAGTAGTCAAGCTTTGTTAAGTAAAGGAGGTTGTTAATAGATTTTTCTAAACGCATTGCCTCTTCTTCAATGGTCCTGACACTAGTTGTTAAATTCCCTTTAGGATATATGCCATCCTGAATTGCCTGTGTATAGCTACGAATCACCATAACAGGCGTTTTAAGCTCATGGGATGTATGTTGTAGGAAGGATTGTTGAGCTTCATCCTGTTTGATAAGTTGATTTCTCAGTTGTTCCATAGACTGACCTAATCTTCCAATTTCATCTTCTCTTTGTAATTGTATAGGTTCCTGCCAATCTCGATTAGCAAGCTTTTTAACTCTCATTTCCAAAGTAACTAAAGGTTTAGATAAATACTTTGCTAACCCTAAAGAAGGCAACCAGCTTAGTATAAAAACTAAACTCATTATAAAAACTAACCTTCTTAAGAGGGTCTGTACTAAATCTTCACGATATGAGTCCCACATGTAGGAAACTAGAAAAATATTTTGATCCAATACTTTCTCTTTAGCAACCACATAAAAAATTTTTTGATCTCCGATTTGTCCACTATATCGTTGAACATCTGATGTTTGATCTTTTATGTGGTCTCTGACCGTATATAAAAATTCTACAGGAAGACGAGATGCAATAACTTCTTGACTATCCTCTATTAGTATAAAATGATTAACTGTTCGGATATCCTGAATTTGTTGCTTTCTATCTGGTAGAATGCCGGTTTTCCATGTTTCTCTGGAAAACTCATTATTAAATCGATTAAGAGTTAAACTTTGTGCACTCTCGATGGTAGCATAAATTTCCCTAGTAAAAAAATCTCGTAGGGTCCAAGGAAACAGTATTGATAATAGTATTGAAATACTTAACATTATAGCTGCAAAAACTAACCAAATCTGCATTGATAATGGAAGGTTTTTCATGACTTCACCATCCTATAGCCATATCCATACATTGTTTCAATACGCAACTTAGACATTTTTTTCCGAAGTCGTCTAACTAGATCGTCTACTACACGGTCAGTTCCAAAATAATCATTACCCCAAATATAAATGAGGAGCTGTTCGCGAGTTAAAGCTTGTCCTTGATTTTTAGTGAAACAAAGAAGGAGATCGAATTCTTTAGAGGTGAGATCTATTACTTCATTTTGGAATATAACTTTCCTGCTTACTTCATCTATACTATATGGAGGAATAGTTTGTGGCTGATATTGATTCGGGTAGACACGCTCTAGAAGTTTTCGAGTTCGAATTACCAGTTCCCGAGGTAGAAACGGCTTAGATAAGTAATCATCACTCCCTAGCTCTAAACCAATAACTCGATCTAAGTCAGCATCTCTTGCAGATATAAAAATGACGGGAATTTGTGGGGAAGTGGCTTTAATTTCACCAATGAGCTGATAACCATCTACATCAGGGAGCATAATATCTAATATCCATAAATCAGGTGGGGAACTAATCTCTTTTCTTGCTTTTTCACCAGTA
This is a stretch of genomic DNA from Alkaliphilus flagellatus. It encodes these proteins:
- a CDS encoding L-cystine transporter, with the protein product MSTTLLVGINIVVMAAIIYGLMTMKKMNFSFTTRVLLALAVGIVFGAILQLIYGDSSEVVSKSNSWFAVVGTGYVRLLRMIVIPLIFISITSAIVNQKSKNLGKMAILILAVLLITTAISAFIGAGTAKIFNLSAEGLQSGESEQRASERLETNLESFQAKPIQEQIVEIIPINPFYSMTGQGSSATLSVVVFAAFLAIATLEIRYSKPESAELFANIIKALHDVIMRMVTMVLRLTPYGVLALMTRIVSSSNFSEILRLVQFVIASYVALIIMFVIHLIILSIFGLNPLIYLKKSATTLMFAFSSRSSAGTLPLNVETQIDKLGVSDGHANLSASLGTSIGQNGCAGIYPAMLAVMIAPTLGINPMAPAFLIKLIIITTLASFGIAGVGGGATFAALTVFSAMGLPVGLVGLLIAIEPLIDMGRTALNVSGSMLSGLLSSKFMNELDLEKYNSEIKVDA
- a CDS encoding CC/Se motif family (seleno)protein, whose product is MKITVDNKALKFLKSKGENTLEIWIKGCSSUGTGEPQPSVSMGKPQDIDKYYMYKVGDIDVYVKSDVKAKDDEIKVKYIKILWTEKLSVEGILI
- a CDS encoding PLP-dependent cysteine synthase family protein, with product MSMNSINSRIKDISPLIGNTPLLEIKLKYKSEDRIIFAKAENYNLTGSIKDRMAIHILKKAYESGTLKEGDKIVEATSGNTGIAFSAIGSYLGHTVSIFMPDWMSAERKNLIRSYGANIELVSADQGGFLGSIRMTEELAKTNDNVFLPCQFSNKYNCKAHYETTGPEIVKQLSKLNLKVDSFVAGVGTGGTIMGVGGYLKDQNPNVKLYPLEPASSPTLSTGYKVGKHRMQGISDEFIPSIVKLEKLDDVIAVDDGDSIIMAQKLAAKLGLGVGISSGGNFLGALKAQDMLGKDSVVVTIFSDDSKKYLSTDLMKEEPVKDDFLSQHIELVSVKAYKMK
- a CDS encoding methyl-accepting chemotaxis protein, which encodes MSLKSKIFIGFTVSVLLIFSILSYYTSSMTTKIIIEREQEMLEVLRQSVQIQMEKQLEAAEISVLALANNMEVKRSFAERNREGLEKMLVPAYKSISSKISQVQFHLPDSTSFLRLHQPEKFGDSLKDFRFTVNETNAKKEIIKGLEEGVGGYGFRAVVPMSYEGVHTGSVEYGSDFGINFLEGLKNNYSGEYFIYNLETNADSNSNMLASTSEDSWKIENDDHLERLGNDETLYLTTEDNRYNVMLIPFKDYRDNVRGYFKVVNDRSSLVQQINGIKRNSILYTVGLSSIALVIFYLFLNYSLKPIKELINVTEKVASGDLTQKITANTKDEISILANSFNIMTSSLRDVISRAGNVSENVATISQQLSASSEEVSASAEEAASTITQVSIAAQNQFDSIEVSRDVMDTMVENIKNVTTNIGNINISSKNTLDSAQEGILSSKDAVEKMNNLKDSTEKTAEEIFKLNESSREIEKIVVTISDIAEQTNLLALNAAIEAARAGEAGRGFSVVAEEVRKLAEQSSQSSRQIAELISNIQYEVNETVRAMESNNKEVEYGVASVTESSNRFSDILNEINIIVGQIEEVTTLTHGVYTNASEVTDSFDIMTDLSRETVDSSSNVAASSQEQTAAMEEIANAAASLATTASELRDSILIFKY
- the pepT gene encoding peptidase T gives rise to the protein MENMIKRFLNYVTIDTKSEHDSQNVPSTETQFELANLLVKELKELGLSDASVDKNCYVMATLPSNMDKDVPTIGFIAHMDTSPDMSGKDVTPKMVEDYNGEDIILNGEKNIVLSPADFPDLKRYIGKTLITTDGTTLLGADNKAGIAEIMGAVEYFVNNPEVKHGTIKVAFTPDEEVGRGADHFDVKKFGADFAYTIDGGEIGELEYENFNAAGVKVTIHGRNIHPGTAKNKMINSMEIAMELNSMLPENQKPQYTEGYEGFFLLTSINGDVEETKANYIIRDHFKDSFEEKKTLMQNAVDYLNGKYGENTIEVVIKDQYYNMKEKIEPVMHIIDTAKLAMEEVGVTPIIKAIRGGTDGARLSFMGLPCPNIFTGGHNFHGKYEYICVESMNKAVEVILKIVELYSK
- a CDS encoding sensor histidine kinase, with translation MKNLPLSMQIWLVFAAIMLSISILLSILFPWTLRDFFTREIYATIESAQSLTLNRFNNEFSRETWKTGILPDRKQQIQDIRTVNHFILIEDSQEVIASRLPVEFLYTVRDHIKDQTSDVQRYSGQIGDQKIFYVVAKEKVLDQNIFLVSYMWDSYREDLVQTLLRRLVFIMSLVFILSWLPSLGLAKYLSKPLVTLEMRVKKLANRDWQEPIQLQREDEIGRLGQSMEQLRNQLIKQDEAQQSFLQHTSHELKTPVMVIRSYTQAIQDGIYPKGNLTTSVRTIEEEAMRLEKSINNLLYLTKLDYLATHNPSNEQVAMDQLIKDVVERFRWRRSELNWTLKLSPTFVKGNIDQWRVVLENLLDNQTRYAQSKILISLANSEYPNEKLAYLRIWNDGPSISAENIDDIFGKFQKGPQGEVGLGLAIVHRVISLVNGNIRVKNEVEGVSFYLEIPSS
- a CDS encoding response regulator transcription factor: MSFRIYLVEDDSNLNLVLTSYLKKEGWNVSSFFTGEKARKEISSPPDLWILDIMLPDVDGYQLIGEIKATSPQIPVIFISARDADLDRVIGLELGSDDYLSKPFLPRELVIRTRKLLERVYPNQYQPQTIPPYSIDEVSRKVIFQNEVIDLTSKEFDLLLCFTKNQGQALTREQLLIYIWGNDYFGTDRVVDDLVRRLRKKMSKLRIETMYGYGYRMVKS